A single window of Castor canadensis chromosome 3, mCasCan1.hap1v2, whole genome shotgun sequence DNA harbors:
- the Carmil3 gene encoding capping protein, Arp2/3 and myosin-I linker protein 3 isoform X6 — MAKTGVELTRELQDSIRRCLSQGAVLQQHRVKLETKPKKFEDRVLALTSWRLHLFPLKVPAKVESSFNVLEIRAFNTLSQNQILVETERGMVSMRLPSAESVDQVTRHVSSALSKVCPGPGCLIRRGNADTPEGPRDTSPNSETSTSTTHSVCGGFSETYAALCDYNGLHCREEVQWDVDTIYHAEDNREFNLLDFSHLESRDLALMVAALAYNQWFTKLYCKDLRLGSEVLEQVLHTLSKSGSLEELVLDNAGLKTDFVQKLAGVFGENGSCVLHALTLSHNPIEDKGFLSLSQQLLCFPTGLTKLCLAKTAISPRGLQALGQTFGANPAFASSLRYLDLSKNPGLLATDEASALYSFLAQPNALVHLDLSATDCTVDLLLGALLHGCCSHLTYLNLARNSCSHRKGREAPPAFKQFFSSAYTLSHVNLSSTRLPLEALRALLQGLSLNSHLSDLHLDLSSCELRSAGAQALQEQLGAVTCVGSLDLSDNGFDSDLLTLVPALGKNKSLKHLFLGKNFNVKAKILEEILHKLVQMIQEEDCSLQSLSVADSRLKLRTSILINALGSNTCLAKVDLSGNGMEDIGAKMLSKALQINSSLRTILWDRNNTSALGFLDIARALESNHTLRFMSFPVSDISQAYRSAPERTEDVWQKIQWCLVRNNHSQTCPQEQAFRLQQGLVTSSAEQMLQRLCGRVQEEVRALRLCPLEPVQDELLYARDLIKDAKNSRALFPSLYELGHVLANDGPVRQRLESVASEVSKAVDKELQVILESMVSLTQELCPVAMRVAEGHNKMLSNVAERVTVPRNFIRGALLEQAGQDIQNKLDEVKLSVVTYLTNSIVDEILQELYHSHKSLARHLTQLRTLSDPPGGPGQGQDLSSRGRGRNHDHEETTDDELGTNIDTMAIKKQKRCRKIRPVSAFISGSPQDMESQLGNLGIPPGWFSGFGGMQPTAGSSWEGLSELPTHGYKLRHQTQGRPRPPRTTPPGPGRPSQVPVPGPRQENGVATRLDEGLEDFFSRRVMDESSSYPRTLRTVRPGLSEPPLPPLQKKRRRGLFHFRRPRSFKGDRGPGSPTAGLLLPPPPPPPPTQESPPSPDPPSLGNNSSPCWSPEEDSSLLPGFGVGRGPSFRRKMGTEGSEPGEGGPAPGTAQQPRIHGVALPGLGRAKGWSFDGKREGTGPDLEDSSQAWQKRRSSDDAGPGAWKPPPPPQSTKPSFSAMRRAEATWHIAEESAPNHSCQSPSPAFQDGEEEEGTLSTERTVPARNAKLQDPPLAPRPPKPVAVPRGRCPPQVPGGKEEAEAGGAALGVNKPRMRLGSQQDQEEPEVQGPPDPSRRTAPLKPKRTRRAQSCDKLEPDRRRPPDPAGTSEPGTD, encoded by the exons ATGGCCAAAACCGGCGTGGAGCTCACCCGCGAGCTGCAAG ATAGCATTCGGAGGTGCCTGAGCCAAGGGGCTGTGCTCCAACAACATCGTGTGAAGCTGGAGACAAAACCCAAGAAGTTTGAAGACCGAGTACTA gcTCTGACCTCCTGGCGCCTCCATCTCTTCCCCCTTAAAGTCCCTGCCAAG GTGGAGAGCTCCTTCAATGTCTTGGAGATCCGTGCCTTCAACACACTCAGTCAGAACCAG ATCCTGGTGGAGACAGAGCGTGGCATGGTGAGCATGAGGCTGCCATCAGCTGAGAGTGTGGACCAGGTGACACGACATGTGAGCTCTGCCCTCTCCAAGGTCTGCCCTGGCCCTGG GTGTTTGATCCGCCGTGGAAACGCAGACACCCCAGAGGGGCCCCGAGATACATCCCCCAACTCTGAAACTTCCACATCTACCACTCACAGTGTGTGTG GTGGCTTCTCTGAGACTTATGCGGCCCTGTGTGACTACAATGGGCTACACTGCCGTGAGGAGGTGCAATGG GATGTGGACACCATCTACCATGCTGAGGATAACCGCGAGTTCAATCTTTTGGATTTCAGCCACTTGGAGAGCCG AGACCTGGCCCTAATGGTGGCAGCCCTAGCCTACAACCAGTGGTTCACCAAACTCTACTGCAAAGACCTGCGGCTG GGCTCAGAAGTGCTAGAACAGGTGCTACATACCTTGAGCAAGTCGGGGAGCCTTGAAGAGCTGGTGCTGGACAATGCCGGGCTTAAGAC GGACTTTGTCCAGAAGCTGGCCGGGGTGTTTGGGGAGAACGGGAGCTGTGTGCTGCATGCCCTCACTCTGTCCCACAACCCCATCGAAGACAAGG GTTTCCTCAGTCTAAGCCAGCAGCTCCTCTGCTTCCCCACTGGCCTCACCAAGCTGTGCTTGGCCAAGACTGCCATTTCCCCTCGAG GGCTCCAGGCGCTGGGCCAGACCTTTGGGGCCAACCCAGCCTTTGCCAGCTCCCTTCGATACCTGGACCTGAGCAAGAACCCTGGGCTGCTCGCCACAGACGAAGCCAGT GCCCTGTACAGTTTCCTAGCCCAGCCCAATGCCCTGGTGCACCTGGACCTGTCAGCAACTGATTGCACCGTCGACTTG CTTCTGGGTGCCCTGCTTCATGGCTGCTGCTCCCACCTCACCTACCTCAACCTGGCTCGCAACAGCTGTTCCCACAG GAAGGGCCGGGAGGCCCCACCAGCCTTCAAGCAGTTCTTCAGCAgcgcctacacattgagccatgTCAACCTGTCGTCCACGAGGCTGCCCCTGGAGGCCCTCAG GGCACTGCTTCAGGGCCTCTCCCTCAACAGTCACCTCAGCGATCTGCACCTGGACCTCAGCAGCTGTGAG CTCCGCTCAGCAGGAGCCCAGGCCTTGCAGGAGCAGCTGGGGGCTGTAACCTGTGTGGGAAGCCTAGACCTGTCCGACAATG GATTCGACTCAGACCTCCTGACACTGGTGCCTGCCCTTGGCAAGAACAAGTCCCTCAAGCATCTATTCCTGGGCAAGAACTTCAACGTCAAGGCCAA GATCCTGGAGGAGATCCTCCACAAGCTGGTGCAAATGATCCAGGAAGAGGACTGT TCCCTGCAGTCACTGTCAGTGGCAGACTCCCGGCTGAAGCTTCGCACCAGCATCCTCATCAATGCCTTGGGCAGCAACACCTGCCTGGCCAAGGTGGACCTGAGCGGCAATGGCATGGAAGACATCGGAGCCAAGATGCTGTCTAAAGCCCTGCAGATAAACTCCTCCCTCAG AACTATCCTATGGGATCGGAACAATACATCTGCCCTGGGTTTCCTAGACATCGCCAGGGCCCTGGAGAG CAACCATACACTGCGCTTCATGTCCTTTCCCGTGAGTGACATCTCCCAAGCCTACCGCAGTGCCCCCGAGCGCACCGAGGACGTCTGGCAGAAG ATCCAGTGGTGCCTGGTGAGGAACAACCACTCCCAGACATGCCCCCAGGAGCAGGCTTTCAGGCTGCAGCAGGGCCTGGTGACCAGCAGCGCCGAGCAA ATGCTGCAGCGGCTGTGTGGACGAGTGCAGGAGGAGGTGCGGGCCCTGAGGTTGTGCCCCTTAGAGCCTGTGCAGGATGAACTGCTCTATGCCCGGGATCTCATCAAGGATGCCAAGAACTCTAGGGCG CTGTTTCCTAGTCTCTATGAGCTGGGCCACGTGCTGGCCAATGATGGCCCTGTGCGGCAAAGGCTTGAGTCAGTAGCCAGTGAGGTGTCCAAAGCTGTGGACAAGGAGCTGCAG GTGATCCTGGAGTCCATGGTCAGCCTAACGCAGGAGTTATGCCCTGTGGCCATGCGGGTGGCTGAGGGGCACAACAAGATGCTGAGCAATGTGGCAGAGCGCGTCACTGTGCCCCGGAACTTCATTCGAGGGGCGCTGCTGGAGCAGGCGGGACAGGACATTCAGAACAAGCTGGA TGAGGTGAAGCTCTCAGTCGTTACCTACTTGACCAACTCCATAGTGGACGAGATCCTACAGGAGCTTTACCACTCCCACAAGAGCCTG GCTCGGCACCTGACCCAGCTAAGAACACTATCAGATCCACCAGGGGGGCCAGGTCAAGGGCAGGATCTATCCTCCCGAGGCCGAGGCCGGAACCATGACCATGAGGAGACCACAGATGATGAACTCGGGACCAACATC GACACCATGGCCATCAAAAAGCAGAAACGCTGCCGCAAGATCCGGCCAGTGTCTGCCTTCATCA GTGGAAGCCCTCAGGACATGGAAAGCCAACTGGGGAACCTGGGAATTCCCCCTGGCTGGTTCTCAGGATTTGGGGGCATGCAGCCCACAGCTGGTAGCTCCTGGGAAGGTCTTTCTGAGCTGcccactcatggctataaactacGGCATCAAACACAAGGAAGACCCCGGCCCCCCAGGACCACCCCACCAGGACCTGGTCGGCCCAGT CAGGTACCAGTACCTGGGCCTCGTCAGGAGAACGGGGTGGCCACCCGCCTGGATGAGGGACTAGAGGACTTCTTCAGCCGAAGGGTCATGGATGAAAGTTCCAG CTACCCCCGGACTCTGAGGACTGTTCGGCCAGGCCTTTCTGAGCCACCGCTGCCTCCACTCCAGAAGAAGAGGCGCCGAGGCCTATTTCACTTTCGCCGGCCCCGGAGCTTCAAAGGGGACAGGGGGCCAGGGTCCCCCACTGCTGgactcctccttcctccacccccacccccacccccaactcagGAGAGCCCTCCCAGTCCAGATCCCCCAAGTCTAGGCAATAATTCCTCTCCCTGCTGGAGCCCAGAGGAAGATAGCAGCCTCCTGCCTGGATTTGGAGTGGGCCGGGGTCCTTCTTTCCGCAGAAAGATG GGCACTGAAGGGTCGGAGCCTGGGGAGGGGGGCCCAGCTCCAGGGACAGCACAGCAGCCAAGAATACACGGTGTTGCCCTTCCTGGTTTGGGAAGAGCCAAGGGTTGGAGCTTCGACGGGAAACGAGAG GGCACCGGCCCAGACCTGGAGGACAGCTCCCAGGCTTGGCAGAAACGGCGTTCGTCAGATGATGCGG GACCTGGAGCCTGGaagcccccaccaccaccccaaagCACCAAGCCAAGCTTCAGTGCCATGCGCCGAGCAGAGGCCACATGGCACATAG cTGAGGAGAGTGCTCCCAACCACAGCTGCCAGAGCCCTAGCCCGGCCTTCCAagatggagaggaagaagaagggaccTTATCCACAGAGAGGACAGTTCCAGCTAGGAATGCCAAG CTGCAGGATCCTCCTTTAGCTCCACGCCCCCCCAAGCCAGTGGCTGTGCCCAGGGGTCGCTGTCCCCCCCAAGTGCCAGGGGGCaaggaggaggctgaggctgggggTGCAGCCCTAGGAGTTAACAAGCCCCGGATGAGACTGGGCTCACAACAGGATCAAGAGGAGCCAGAAGTTCAAG GGCCACCTGATCCAAGCCGCCGAACAGCCCCTCTGAAGCCCAAGAGGACACGTCGGGCACAGTCCTGTGACAAGCTGGAACCTGATAGAAGACGGCCCCCTGACCCTGCAG GAACCAGTGAGCCAGGAACAGACTGA
- the Carmil3 gene encoding capping protein, Arp2/3 and myosin-I linker protein 3 isoform X1: MAKTGVELTRELQDSIRRCLSQGAVLQQHRVKLETKPKKFEDRVLALTSWRLHLFPLKVPAKVESSFNVLEIRAFNTLSQNQILVETERGMVSMRLPSAESVDQVTRHVSSALSKVCPGPGCLIRRGNADTPEGPRDTSPNSETSTSTTHSVCGGFSETYAALCDYNGLHCREEVQWDVDTIYHAEDNREFNLLDFSHLESRDLALMVAALAYNQWFTKLYCKDLRLGSEVLEQVLHTLSKSGSLEELVLDNAGLKTDFVQKLAGVFGENGSCVLHALTLSHNPIEDKGFLSLSQQLLCFPTGLTKLCLAKTAISPRGLQALGQTFGANPAFASSLRYLDLSKNPGLLATDEASALYSFLAQPNALVHLDLSATDCTVDLLLGALLHGCCSHLTYLNLARNSCSHRKGREAPPAFKQFFSSAYTLSHVNLSSTRLPLEALRALLQGLSLNSHLSDLHLDLSSCELRSAGAQALQEQLGAVTCVGSLDLSDNGFDSDLLTLVPALGKNKSLKHLFLGKNFNVKAKILEEILHKLVQMIQEEDCSLQSLSVADSRLKLRTSILINALGSNTCLAKVDLSGNGMEDIGAKMLSKALQINSSLRTILWDRNNTSALGFLDIARALESNHTLRFMSFPVSDISQAYRSAPERTEDVWQKIQWCLVRNNHSQTCPQEQAFRLQQGLVTSSAEQMLQRLCGRVQEEVRALRLCPLEPVQDELLYARDLIKDAKNSRALFPSLYELGHVLANDGPVRQRLESVASEVSKAVDKELQVILESMVSLTQELCPVAMRVAEGHNKMLSNVAERVTVPRNFIRGALLEQAGQDIQNKLDEVKLSVVTYLTNSIVDEILQELYHSHKSLARHLTQLRTLSDPPGGPGQGQDLSSRGRGRNHDHEETTDDELGTNIDTMAIKKQKRCRKIRPVSAFISGSPQDMESQLGNLGIPPGWFSGFGGMQPTAGSSWEGLSELPTHGYKLRHQTQGRPRPPRTTPPGPGRPSQVPVPGPRQENGVATRLDEGLEDFFSRRVMDESSSYPRTLRTVRPGLSEPPLPPLQKKRRRGLFHFRRPRSFKGDRGPGSPTAGLLLPPPPPPPPTQESPPSPDPPSLGNNSSPCWSPEEDSSLLPGFGVGRGPSFRRKMGTEGSEPGEGGPAPGTAQQPRIHGVALPGLGRAKGWSFDGKREGTGPDLEDSSQAWQKRRSSDDAGPGAWKPPPPPQSTKPSFSAMRRAEATWHIAEESAPNHSCQSPSPAFQDGEEEEGTLSTERTVPARNAKLQDPPLAPRPPKPVAVPRGRCPPQVPGGKEEAEAGGAALGVNKPRMRLGSQQDQEEPEVQGPPDPSRRTAPLKPKRTRRAQSCDKLEPDRRRPPDPAGARAGTSEPGTD; the protein is encoded by the exons ATGGCCAAAACCGGCGTGGAGCTCACCCGCGAGCTGCAAG ATAGCATTCGGAGGTGCCTGAGCCAAGGGGCTGTGCTCCAACAACATCGTGTGAAGCTGGAGACAAAACCCAAGAAGTTTGAAGACCGAGTACTA gcTCTGACCTCCTGGCGCCTCCATCTCTTCCCCCTTAAAGTCCCTGCCAAG GTGGAGAGCTCCTTCAATGTCTTGGAGATCCGTGCCTTCAACACACTCAGTCAGAACCAG ATCCTGGTGGAGACAGAGCGTGGCATGGTGAGCATGAGGCTGCCATCAGCTGAGAGTGTGGACCAGGTGACACGACATGTGAGCTCTGCCCTCTCCAAGGTCTGCCCTGGCCCTGG GTGTTTGATCCGCCGTGGAAACGCAGACACCCCAGAGGGGCCCCGAGATACATCCCCCAACTCTGAAACTTCCACATCTACCACTCACAGTGTGTGTG GTGGCTTCTCTGAGACTTATGCGGCCCTGTGTGACTACAATGGGCTACACTGCCGTGAGGAGGTGCAATGG GATGTGGACACCATCTACCATGCTGAGGATAACCGCGAGTTCAATCTTTTGGATTTCAGCCACTTGGAGAGCCG AGACCTGGCCCTAATGGTGGCAGCCCTAGCCTACAACCAGTGGTTCACCAAACTCTACTGCAAAGACCTGCGGCTG GGCTCAGAAGTGCTAGAACAGGTGCTACATACCTTGAGCAAGTCGGGGAGCCTTGAAGAGCTGGTGCTGGACAATGCCGGGCTTAAGAC GGACTTTGTCCAGAAGCTGGCCGGGGTGTTTGGGGAGAACGGGAGCTGTGTGCTGCATGCCCTCACTCTGTCCCACAACCCCATCGAAGACAAGG GTTTCCTCAGTCTAAGCCAGCAGCTCCTCTGCTTCCCCACTGGCCTCACCAAGCTGTGCTTGGCCAAGACTGCCATTTCCCCTCGAG GGCTCCAGGCGCTGGGCCAGACCTTTGGGGCCAACCCAGCCTTTGCCAGCTCCCTTCGATACCTGGACCTGAGCAAGAACCCTGGGCTGCTCGCCACAGACGAAGCCAGT GCCCTGTACAGTTTCCTAGCCCAGCCCAATGCCCTGGTGCACCTGGACCTGTCAGCAACTGATTGCACCGTCGACTTG CTTCTGGGTGCCCTGCTTCATGGCTGCTGCTCCCACCTCACCTACCTCAACCTGGCTCGCAACAGCTGTTCCCACAG GAAGGGCCGGGAGGCCCCACCAGCCTTCAAGCAGTTCTTCAGCAgcgcctacacattgagccatgTCAACCTGTCGTCCACGAGGCTGCCCCTGGAGGCCCTCAG GGCACTGCTTCAGGGCCTCTCCCTCAACAGTCACCTCAGCGATCTGCACCTGGACCTCAGCAGCTGTGAG CTCCGCTCAGCAGGAGCCCAGGCCTTGCAGGAGCAGCTGGGGGCTGTAACCTGTGTGGGAAGCCTAGACCTGTCCGACAATG GATTCGACTCAGACCTCCTGACACTGGTGCCTGCCCTTGGCAAGAACAAGTCCCTCAAGCATCTATTCCTGGGCAAGAACTTCAACGTCAAGGCCAA GATCCTGGAGGAGATCCTCCACAAGCTGGTGCAAATGATCCAGGAAGAGGACTGT TCCCTGCAGTCACTGTCAGTGGCAGACTCCCGGCTGAAGCTTCGCACCAGCATCCTCATCAATGCCTTGGGCAGCAACACCTGCCTGGCCAAGGTGGACCTGAGCGGCAATGGCATGGAAGACATCGGAGCCAAGATGCTGTCTAAAGCCCTGCAGATAAACTCCTCCCTCAG AACTATCCTATGGGATCGGAACAATACATCTGCCCTGGGTTTCCTAGACATCGCCAGGGCCCTGGAGAG CAACCATACACTGCGCTTCATGTCCTTTCCCGTGAGTGACATCTCCCAAGCCTACCGCAGTGCCCCCGAGCGCACCGAGGACGTCTGGCAGAAG ATCCAGTGGTGCCTGGTGAGGAACAACCACTCCCAGACATGCCCCCAGGAGCAGGCTTTCAGGCTGCAGCAGGGCCTGGTGACCAGCAGCGCCGAGCAA ATGCTGCAGCGGCTGTGTGGACGAGTGCAGGAGGAGGTGCGGGCCCTGAGGTTGTGCCCCTTAGAGCCTGTGCAGGATGAACTGCTCTATGCCCGGGATCTCATCAAGGATGCCAAGAACTCTAGGGCG CTGTTTCCTAGTCTCTATGAGCTGGGCCACGTGCTGGCCAATGATGGCCCTGTGCGGCAAAGGCTTGAGTCAGTAGCCAGTGAGGTGTCCAAAGCTGTGGACAAGGAGCTGCAG GTGATCCTGGAGTCCATGGTCAGCCTAACGCAGGAGTTATGCCCTGTGGCCATGCGGGTGGCTGAGGGGCACAACAAGATGCTGAGCAATGTGGCAGAGCGCGTCACTGTGCCCCGGAACTTCATTCGAGGGGCGCTGCTGGAGCAGGCGGGACAGGACATTCAGAACAAGCTGGA TGAGGTGAAGCTCTCAGTCGTTACCTACTTGACCAACTCCATAGTGGACGAGATCCTACAGGAGCTTTACCACTCCCACAAGAGCCTG GCTCGGCACCTGACCCAGCTAAGAACACTATCAGATCCACCAGGGGGGCCAGGTCAAGGGCAGGATCTATCCTCCCGAGGCCGAGGCCGGAACCATGACCATGAGGAGACCACAGATGATGAACTCGGGACCAACATC GACACCATGGCCATCAAAAAGCAGAAACGCTGCCGCAAGATCCGGCCAGTGTCTGCCTTCATCA GTGGAAGCCCTCAGGACATGGAAAGCCAACTGGGGAACCTGGGAATTCCCCCTGGCTGGTTCTCAGGATTTGGGGGCATGCAGCCCACAGCTGGTAGCTCCTGGGAAGGTCTTTCTGAGCTGcccactcatggctataaactacGGCATCAAACACAAGGAAGACCCCGGCCCCCCAGGACCACCCCACCAGGACCTGGTCGGCCCAGT CAGGTACCAGTACCTGGGCCTCGTCAGGAGAACGGGGTGGCCACCCGCCTGGATGAGGGACTAGAGGACTTCTTCAGCCGAAGGGTCATGGATGAAAGTTCCAG CTACCCCCGGACTCTGAGGACTGTTCGGCCAGGCCTTTCTGAGCCACCGCTGCCTCCACTCCAGAAGAAGAGGCGCCGAGGCCTATTTCACTTTCGCCGGCCCCGGAGCTTCAAAGGGGACAGGGGGCCAGGGTCCCCCACTGCTGgactcctccttcctccacccccacccccacccccaactcagGAGAGCCCTCCCAGTCCAGATCCCCCAAGTCTAGGCAATAATTCCTCTCCCTGCTGGAGCCCAGAGGAAGATAGCAGCCTCCTGCCTGGATTTGGAGTGGGCCGGGGTCCTTCTTTCCGCAGAAAGATG GGCACTGAAGGGTCGGAGCCTGGGGAGGGGGGCCCAGCTCCAGGGACAGCACAGCAGCCAAGAATACACGGTGTTGCCCTTCCTGGTTTGGGAAGAGCCAAGGGTTGGAGCTTCGACGGGAAACGAGAG GGCACCGGCCCAGACCTGGAGGACAGCTCCCAGGCTTGGCAGAAACGGCGTTCGTCAGATGATGCGG GACCTGGAGCCTGGaagcccccaccaccaccccaaagCACCAAGCCAAGCTTCAGTGCCATGCGCCGAGCAGAGGCCACATGGCACATAG cTGAGGAGAGTGCTCCCAACCACAGCTGCCAGAGCCCTAGCCCGGCCTTCCAagatggagaggaagaagaagggaccTTATCCACAGAGAGGACAGTTCCAGCTAGGAATGCCAAG CTGCAGGATCCTCCTTTAGCTCCACGCCCCCCCAAGCCAGTGGCTGTGCCCAGGGGTCGCTGTCCCCCCCAAGTGCCAGGGGGCaaggaggaggctgaggctgggggTGCAGCCCTAGGAGTTAACAAGCCCCGGATGAGACTGGGCTCACAACAGGATCAAGAGGAGCCAGAAGTTCAAG GGCCACCTGATCCAAGCCGCCGAACAGCCCCTCTGAAGCCCAAGAGGACACGTCGGGCACAGTCCTGTGACAAGCTGGAACCTGATAGAAGACGGCCCCCTGACCCTGCAGGTGCCAGGG CAGGAACCAGTGAGCCAGGAACAGACTGA